One genomic window of Ruminococcus gauvreauii includes the following:
- a CDS encoding RpnC/YadD family protein, protein MRKKDVLTKEYLSDRNRFADLMNVFYFEGDPMIRAEDVQDMSSEVTVIRKGADEVLTSSGLRDILRKVACGMQFIVMGVEEQSEVHYAMPVRVMEYDTAEYGRQIREKKKLHREQKDLRGPEFLSGFSRKDRLLPTITLVLYFGEQWDGARSLHELLDFTEWTDHLRKIVADYPLHILEVLKYPDIDLFQTDLGLVFGFLQNAKKRDRLKEFIDIHKDQFADLREDAYDVIAVLANAAELGVQKKEYLNENGGIDMCQAIQEMIEEGRQEGRQEGRQEGRQEGRQEGRSEWVVSLVRKKAGRGYDIFRIAEELELDCVYIQKVIALISEDERRTDLQIADMLVRREGK, encoded by the coding sequence ATGCGGAAAAAGGATGTATTGACAAAGGAATATTTAAGCGACAGGAATCGTTTTGCAGATCTGATGAATGTTTTTTATTTTGAAGGGGATCCCATGATTCGGGCGGAGGATGTGCAGGATATGAGCAGCGAGGTAACTGTCATCCGGAAAGGTGCAGATGAAGTTCTGACGAGCTCCGGCCTGCGTGACATTTTGCGAAAGGTAGCCTGTGGGATGCAGTTTATCGTTATGGGTGTGGAGGAGCAGAGCGAAGTTCATTATGCAATGCCTGTGCGGGTTATGGAGTATGATACCGCGGAGTACGGCCGTCAGATTCGGGAAAAGAAAAAACTGCACAGAGAGCAGAAAGATTTGCGCGGACCAGAATTTTTATCTGGTTTTTCGCGGAAGGACCGGCTGCTGCCAACCATAACACTGGTACTTTATTTCGGAGAACAGTGGGACGGGGCAAGAAGTCTGCATGAGCTGCTGGATTTTACAGAATGGACCGATCATCTGAGAAAGATAGTGGCGGATTATCCGCTGCATATACTGGAAGTGCTGAAGTATCCGGACATTGACCTGTTCCAGACGGATCTGGGACTGGTTTTTGGGTTCTTACAAAACGCAAAGAAGAGGGACAGACTGAAAGAATTTATAGATATTCATAAAGACCAATTTGCAGATCTAAGGGAAGATGCGTACGATGTGATTGCTGTGCTGGCAAATGCTGCCGAACTTGGGGTACAGAAAAAGGAGTATCTGAATGAGAATGGAGGGATTGATATGTGTCAGGCGATTCAGGAGATGATTGAAGAAGGCAGGCAAGAGGGCAGGCAAGAGGGCAGGCAAGAAGGCAGGCAAGAGGGCAGGCAAGAAGGCAGATCAGAATGGGTAGTATCGCTGGTGAGAAAAAAGGCGGGGAGGGGGTATGATATTTTCCGGATAGCAGAGGAACTGGAGCTGGACTGTGTATATATACAGAAAGTGATCGCATTGATATCTGAAGATGAAAGAAGAACAGACCTCCAGATAGCTGATATGTTGGTTCGCCGGGAAGGTAAATAA
- a CDS encoding replication-associated recombination protein A — translation MEQISLFDDRRMSAPLASRLRPETLNEYVGQRHLIGEGKILRQLIEKDQVSSMIFWGPPGVGKTTLARIIANQTRAEFVEFSAVTSGIREIKEVMSQAEFNRRSGVRTLLFADEIHRFNKAQQDAFLPYVEKGSIILVGATTENPSFEINSALLSRCKVFILKALEEEDLKELLQYALRSPKGFGNQDIVIGDDKLSAIARFSNGDARTALNTLEMAVLNGRMDEDAKICVDEDTLAQCMNRRSLLYDKTGEEHYNLISALHKSMRNSDPDAAVYWLCRMLDGGEDPLYIARRLVRFASEDVGMADPSALQTAVAVYQACHFLGMPECDVHLTHAVVCLSMAPKSNALYMACEACKTDVRELPAEPVPLQIRNAPTSLMKDLKYGQGYIYAHDTEEKLGRMQCLPDALADRRYYRPTEEGQEKQVKDRLEQIRKWKNEK, via the coding sequence ATGGAGCAGATAAGCCTGTTTGATGACCGCAGAATGAGTGCCCCTCTGGCAAGCCGTCTGCGCCCGGAAACACTGAATGAATATGTGGGACAGAGGCATCTGATCGGAGAGGGGAAGATCCTGCGGCAGCTCATTGAGAAAGATCAGGTGTCGTCGATGATCTTCTGGGGTCCTCCCGGTGTGGGCAAAACGACACTGGCAAGAATCATTGCGAATCAGACCAGGGCGGAATTCGTGGAGTTCAGTGCGGTGACCAGCGGGATCAGGGAAATTAAGGAAGTGATGAGCCAGGCGGAGTTTAACCGAAGGTCTGGTGTCAGGACTTTGCTGTTTGCCGATGAGATTCATCGGTTTAATAAAGCCCAGCAGGATGCCTTTTTGCCATACGTAGAAAAGGGAAGCATCATTCTGGTGGGTGCGACGACGGAGAATCCTTCTTTCGAGATCAATTCAGCTCTTTTGTCGAGATGTAAGGTATTCATTTTAAAAGCCCTTGAGGAGGAGGATTTGAAGGAGCTGCTGCAGTATGCACTGAGGAGTCCGAAGGGATTCGGAAATCAGGATATCGTGATCGGCGATGACAAACTGTCCGCGATTGCACGTTTTTCCAATGGTGATGCGAGGACAGCACTCAATACGCTCGAGATGGCGGTATTAAACGGCCGGATGGATGAGGATGCAAAGATCTGTGTGGATGAGGACACCCTGGCACAGTGCATGAACCGGCGGTCTCTGCTGTATGATAAGACCGGGGAAGAACATTATAATCTGATTTCCGCGCTGCACAAGTCCATGAGAAACAGTGATCCGGATGCGGCAGTGTACTGGCTGTGCCGCATGCTCGACGGAGGGGAGGACCCGCTGTATATTGCGAGGCGCCTGGTGAGGTTTGCCAGCGAGGACGTTGGAATGGCGGACCCGTCAGCGCTCCAGACTGCAGTCGCTGTATATCAGGCATGTCATTTTCTGGGGATGCCGGAATGTGATGTCCATCTGACGCATGCTGTGGTCTGCTTGTCAATGGCGCCCAAATCCAATGCGCTTTATATGGCATGCGAAGCATGCAAAACTGATGTGCGGGAGCTGCCTGCCGAGCCGGTGCCTCTTCAGATCAGGAATGCGCCGACCAGTCTGATGAAGGATCTGAAGTACGGGCAGGGCTATATCTATGCGCACGATACGGAGGAGAAGCTTGGCCGTATGCAGTGCCTGCCAGATGCGCTTGCAGACCGAAGATATTACCGCCCGACAGAAGAGGGGCAGGAAAAGCAGGTGAAAGACAGGCTTGAACAGATTCGTAAATGGAAGAATGAAAAATAA
- a CDS encoding translation factor GTPase family protein, which yields MRRTVIGILAHVDAGKTTLSEAMLFKSGSIRKMGRVDNQDAFLDTYALERARGITIFSKQAQMSLGDLQVTLLDTPGHVDFSAEMERTLQVLDYAILVISGADGVQGHTQTLWRLLGRYRVPVFLFINKMDQDGTDRGKLLAELKNRLDDGCIDFGEPHGYDFYESLAMCDEAALEHFLEHETLETEDIRGLISARRVFPCFFGSALRLTGVEEFLAGLVQYTKAPCYPETFGARVFKIARDDQGTRLTYLKVTGGSLKTKASLTNRREGMDGDAVWEEKVNQIRIYSGEKYETVSEAGAGTVCAVTGLTRTRPGMGLGTEVESVMPILEPVLTYQIILDPEDSVSTMLPKLRQLEDEEPQLHIVWDENLQEIQAQVMGEVQTEVLQSLIKERFGAEVEFGAGNIVYKETVTNKAEGVGHFEPLRHYAEVHLILEPGEPGSGLVFGSRCSEDMLDRNWQRLILTHLEEKEHRGVLTGSAITDMKITLAAGRAHKKHTEGGDFRQATYRAVRHGLKRAESVLLEPFYEYRLEVPEQMTGRAMADLERMHGTSSQPVVEGGISVLTGSAPVSVMRGYPQEVASYTKGHGRLFCSLQGYGPCHNAEEVISRTGYDSERDPENPTGSVFCAHGAGFVVNWEQVEEYMHLERQLIPEGEEQAGESWEAPRQYPSGTVTEDAWIDTEEVDAILSRTYAANQKGNKTAQGWKQRRSAHTVEAPVPAKRSVRRKLEEYLLVDGYNIIFAWDDLKELAQVNIDGARGKLLDILSNYQAIRRCRLIVVFDAYRVKGHTTEIMEYHNIHVVYTKEAETADQYIEKFAHENRETYHVTVATSDGLEQVIIRGQGCSLLSARDLQEAVREANEVIQEQYLERQSTGRNYLLDGLSEEEKKKLRYEE from the coding sequence ATGAGAAGGACAGTAATTGGTATTCTGGCCCACGTGGATGCGGGCAAAACAACATTATCGGAGGCGATGCTTTTTAAGAGCGGCAGTATCCGGAAAATGGGAAGAGTCGACAACCAGGATGCGTTTTTGGACACGTATGCCCTGGAGAGGGCCCGCGGGATCACCATTTTTTCCAAACAGGCGCAGATGAGCCTGGGTGATCTGCAGGTGACGCTGCTGGATACTCCGGGCCACGTGGATTTTTCTGCGGAGATGGAGCGTACGCTGCAGGTACTGGACTATGCGATCCTGGTGATAAGCGGGGCGGACGGTGTACAGGGACATACACAGACACTGTGGAGGCTGCTGGGGCGGTACCGGGTTCCCGTGTTTCTGTTCATTAACAAGATGGACCAGGACGGGACGGACAGGGGTAAGCTTCTTGCGGAGCTGAAAAACAGACTGGACGATGGTTGTATTGATTTTGGGGAACCTCATGGATATGACTTCTATGAAAGCCTGGCGATGTGTGATGAGGCGGCACTGGAGCATTTTCTGGAACATGAGACGCTGGAAACGGAAGACATTCGGGGGCTGATCTCGGCACGCAGGGTATTTCCCTGCTTTTTTGGTTCGGCGCTGAGGCTTACGGGGGTGGAGGAATTTCTTGCGGGTCTCGTACAGTATACAAAGGCGCCATGTTATCCTGAAACATTTGGGGCGCGGGTCTTTAAGATTGCCAGAGATGATCAGGGCACCCGTCTGACATACCTCAAGGTTACCGGAGGGAGTCTGAAGACAAAAGCATCACTCACCAACCGCAGGGAAGGTATGGATGGGGATGCTGTATGGGAGGAGAAAGTCAATCAGATTCGCATCTATTCCGGAGAAAAGTATGAGACTGTAAGCGAGGCCGGTGCCGGGACGGTGTGCGCAGTGACCGGCCTTACCAGGACGCGGCCCGGAATGGGACTTGGGACTGAGGTGGAATCCGTCATGCCGATACTGGAACCCGTTCTGACATATCAGATCATACTGGATCCTGAAGACAGTGTCAGCACGATGCTTCCAAAACTCCGGCAGCTGGAGGATGAGGAGCCGCAGCTTCACATTGTCTGGGATGAAAATCTGCAGGAGATCCAGGCACAGGTGATGGGAGAAGTTCAGACGGAGGTGCTTCAGAGTCTGATCAAAGAGCGGTTTGGCGCGGAGGTGGAGTTTGGAGCCGGAAATATCGTGTATAAAGAGACAGTCACGAATAAGGCAGAGGGTGTCGGTCATTTCGAGCCCCTGAGGCACTATGCGGAGGTCCATCTGATACTGGAGCCGGGGGAGCCGGGAAGCGGTCTTGTCTTCGGATCACGCTGCAGTGAGGATATGTTGGATCGAAACTGGCAGCGGCTGATACTGACACACCTGGAGGAGAAGGAACATCGGGGTGTGCTGACGGGATCGGCCATTACCGATATGAAGATCACACTGGCAGCGGGACGGGCGCATAAGAAGCATACAGAGGGCGGAGACTTCAGGCAGGCGACGTACCGTGCGGTGCGGCACGGGCTGAAACGGGCGGAATCAGTGCTGCTGGAACCATTTTATGAATACCGTCTGGAAGTTCCCGAACAGATGACAGGCCGTGCGATGGCAGATCTGGAACGCATGCACGGCACCTCCTCGCAGCCGGTAGTTGAGGGTGGGATATCCGTGCTGACCGGAAGTGCGCCGGTGTCTGTGATGCGGGGGTATCCGCAGGAGGTAGCGTCTTATACAAAGGGGCATGGGAGACTTTTCTGCAGTCTGCAGGGATACGGTCCGTGTCATAACGCTGAGGAGGTCATCTCACGGACAGGCTATGATTCGGAGCGTGACCCGGAGAACCCCACGGGATCCGTATTCTGCGCACACGGTGCCGGATTCGTGGTAAACTGGGAGCAGGTGGAGGAGTATATGCACCTGGAACGTCAGCTGATCCCTGAGGGGGAGGAACAGGCAGGGGAGTCCTGGGAGGCACCCAGACAGTATCCTTCCGGAACTGTGACTGAGGATGCGTGGATTGATACCGAGGAAGTGGACGCCATACTGTCGAGGACGTATGCTGCGAACCAGAAGGGCAATAAAACTGCGCAGGGCTGGAAGCAGCGGCGAAGCGCGCACACGGTGGAGGCGCCCGTCCCTGCAAAACGCAGTGTGAGGCGAAAACTGGAGGAGTATCTCCTGGTAGACGGTTATAATATCATCTTTGCCTGGGATGACTTGAAAGAGCTGGCACAGGTCAACATCGACGGTGCCAGGGGAAAACTGCTGGATATTCTGTCAAATTATCAGGCTATTCGCAGATGCCGGCTGATCGTAGTGTTTGATGCTTACCGGGTCAAGGGCCATACAACGGAAATTATGGAGTATCACAATATACATGTGGTATATACGAAAGAGGCAGAGACGGCGGATCAGTATATTGAGAAGTTTGCCCATGAGAACCGGGAAACGTATCATGTGACGGTAGCGACTTCCGATGGACTCGAGCAGGTCATCATCCGGGGTCAGGGCTGCAGCCTGCTCTCCGCGAGGGATCTGCAGGAGGCGGTCCGGGAGGCAAATGAGGTTATCCAGGAACAGTATCTGGAGAGACAGTCCACGGGCAGAAACTATCTGCTGGACGGACTGTCGGAGGAAGAGAAAAAGAAGCTGAGATACGAAGAATAA
- a CDS encoding ABC transporter ATP-binding protein encodes MIKKLQKRYALSEQGAKDLVKGCLACVLQNLSFMFPVGLLYLLVADLMNGGVPGEKVFFYIIGCAVCLGLIFLATYIQYNATYFATYTESGVRRITLAERLRKISLSFFGKKDLADLTSTIMADCTFLEQSFSHFIPELAGSIISTVLISISLLVFDWRMALAALWVLPVAFAIVGFSAKVQERLNQKAMDVKMACADGIQECIETVRDLKANNAEAEYLKGLEKKIRAVERRSILNEFGLAAFVVSASLILKLGIATVALTGSVLLIDGSLDVLTFFMFLLVVSRLYDPLQGALQNLAAVISTRTNIARMNEILDHPIQQGDTELSNKGYDITFDHVGFAYNTGETVLKDVSFTAKQGEVTALVGPSGGGKTTVSRLAARFWDVSQGKITVGGMDISKIDPEALLSLFSIVFQDVTLFDNTILENIRIGNKDATDEQVLAAAKLANVVEFAEKLPDGWNTTIGENGCELSGGERQRISIARAFLKNAPIILLDEATASLDVENETLIQTALSRLIADKTVLVIAHRMRTVAGADKIVVLSEGSVAEEGAPEKLVKQSGLYARMVKLQTESQNWKLA; translated from the coding sequence GTGATAAAAAAACTTCAAAAAAGATATGCTCTTTCCGAGCAGGGGGCGAAGGATCTGGTAAAAGGCTGCCTTGCCTGCGTCCTTCAGAATCTTTCCTTTATGTTTCCCGTTGGGCTTTTGTATCTTTTAGTTGCTGACCTGATGAACGGCGGCGTACCCGGTGAAAAAGTGTTCTTTTATATCATCGGATGCGCAGTGTGCCTGGGCCTGATTTTTCTTGCCACTTACATTCAGTATAACGCTACATATTTTGCCACCTATACGGAAAGCGGCGTACGAAGGATTACGCTGGCGGAACGGCTGCGGAAAATTTCTCTGTCCTTCTTTGGGAAAAAGGATCTGGCGGATCTCACCAGCACCATCATGGCCGACTGCACATTTCTGGAACAGAGCTTTTCCCATTTTATACCGGAACTGGCCGGCTCCATTATCTCCACTGTTTTGATTTCCATCAGCCTTTTGGTGTTCGACTGGCGCATGGCGCTGGCGGCGCTTTGGGTCTTGCCGGTAGCTTTTGCTATTGTAGGCTTCTCCGCGAAGGTGCAGGAACGGCTCAATCAGAAAGCGATGGATGTAAAGATGGCCTGCGCCGACGGGATTCAGGAGTGCATTGAGACAGTGCGCGACCTGAAGGCCAACAACGCCGAAGCAGAATACTTAAAAGGGCTGGAAAAGAAAATCCGTGCTGTGGAGCGCCGTTCTATCCTGAACGAATTTGGGCTGGCAGCCTTTGTGGTGTCCGCATCGCTGATATTAAAGCTGGGAATTGCCACGGTTGCGCTGACAGGCTCCGTCCTGCTGATCGATGGAAGCCTCGATGTACTGACCTTCTTTATGTTTCTGCTTGTCGTATCAAGGCTTTACGATCCGCTGCAAGGGGCGCTGCAAAATCTGGCGGCGGTTATCAGCACGCGTACCAATATCGCCCGTATGAATGAGATCCTCGACCATCCGATCCAGCAGGGCGATACCGAACTTTCCAACAAGGGATATGATATTACCTTCGACCATGTAGGCTTTGCCTATAACACGGGGGAAACCGTACTGAAAGATGTTTCCTTTACTGCAAAACAGGGCGAGGTCACGGCGCTGGTAGGACCGTCCGGCGGCGGCAAAACGACGGTTTCCCGGCTGGCAGCAAGGTTCTGGGATGTAAGCCAGGGAAAGATCACCGTGGGCGGTATGGACATTTCTAAAATTGACCCAGAGGCGCTGCTTTCCCTGTTCTCCATTGTGTTTCAGGACGTTACCCTGTTTGACAATACCATTTTGGAGAATATCCGAATTGGGAATAAGGATGCGACCGACGAACAGGTTTTGGCCGCTGCAAAACTTGCCAACGTGGTTGAATTTGCCGAAAAACTGCCGGATGGCTGGAATACCACCATTGGCGAAAACGGCTGCGAACTTTCCGGCGGTGAGCGGCAGCGAATTTCCATCGCGCGGGCTTTTCTGAAAAATGCGCCGATCATTCTTTTGGACGAAGCCACCGCTTCGCTGGATGTGGAAAATGAAACCCTGATTCAGACCGCCCTTTCCCGCCTGATTGCGGATAAGACCGTGTTAGTGATTGCCCACCGGATGCGCACAGTAGCCGGAGCGGATAAAATCGTGGTACTTTCCGAAGGGAGCGTGGCAGAAGAAGGCGCGCCGGAAAAGTTGGTGAAGCAAAGCGGCTTGTATGCTCGTATGGTGAAGCTACAGACGGAGAGCCAGAATTGGAAACTGGCGTAA
- a CDS encoding winged helix-turn-helix domain-containing protein: MSESGRQIGEKLFVLLTVDQKKELAQFVLEGKTGGVDSADIPCCPVFHGKYFVSKRTGQPLTDIREGEIYFCLEQRFEIFSLLIMNPKRVFTYEMFMDLVWHEDYTYYSRKAVNNHVSNLRKKLKVAPDLPDYIKSVYGIGYKFEI, encoded by the coding sequence TTGTCGGAATCCGGCAGACAAATAGGTGAGAAATTATTTGTACTGCTTACCGTAGATCAGAAAAAGGAACTGGCGCAGTTTGTTCTTGAAGGTAAAACGGGCGGCGTTGATTCGGCTGACATTCCATGCTGCCCCGTCTTTCATGGTAAATATTTTGTTTCAAAGCGGACAGGCCAACCTCTAACGGATATACGAGAAGGTGAAATATACTTTTGTTTAGAGCAAAGATTTGAAATTTTTTCCCTTCTAATTATGAATCCCAAACGGGTATTTACCTATGAAATGTTTATGGATTTGGTCTGGCATGAAGATTATACTTACTATTCCCGCAAGGCGGTAAATAACCATGTGAGTAACCTGCGAAAAAAGCTTAAGGTTGCTCCTGATCTGCCGGATTATATCAAAAGTGTCTACGGTATCGGCTACAAGTTTGAAATATGA
- a CDS encoding TetR/AcrR family transcriptional regulator, with amino-acid sequence MARNKYPEETVKRILDTSAKLFAEKGYDKTTLQDIIQKTKLSKGAIYHHFASKEEIFVKICTRIGDENGKILSRIRDDSTLNGIEKLKKIFRTSLLHTNQETMLSMVPYLLDSPKFLVINIQNIYDEVVPYFIQPILEEGIADGSIRITHTKEVAEVLMMLADVWLHPLLKPTSPEEMRARCEVYNQITGAFIGAELLDEDMIAAMINYSQILLGQRGKTKNTE; translated from the coding sequence ATGGCAAGAAATAAATACCCGGAGGAGACGGTAAAACGGATACTCGATACATCGGCGAAGCTTTTTGCAGAGAAAGGTTACGATAAAACTACACTCCAGGATATTATACAGAAGACGAAACTATCAAAGGGCGCAATATACCATCACTTTGCATCGAAGGAAGAAATCTTTGTTAAGATCTGTACCCGAATCGGGGACGAAAACGGCAAGATTTTGAGCAGAATCAGAGACGACAGCACACTGAACGGGATAGAAAAATTGAAAAAAATTTTTCGTACGTCATTGCTTCACACCAATCAGGAAACGATGCTGAGTATGGTTCCTTATCTGCTGGACAGTCCAAAGTTCCTTGTGATAAATATTCAGAATATCTACGACGAGGTGGTACCGTATTTTATCCAGCCCATTTTGGAGGAGGGGATCGCGGATGGTTCCATCCGCATCACACATACGAAAGAAGTCGCGGAGGTGTTGATGATGCTGGCCGATGTCTGGCTGCATCCGCTTCTGAAGCCGACAAGCCCGGAGGAGATGAGAGCCCGCTGCGAAGTATATAATCAGATTACGGGTGCTTTTATCGGGGCTGAACTGCTGGATGAAGATATGATCGCTGCGATGATAAACTATAGCCAGATTCTGCTGGGTCAAAGAGGAAAAACTAAAAACACAGAATAA
- a CDS encoding ABC transporter ATP-binding protein — protein sequence MKKQSNLSRLLQIAGGHKYLLYASWALSAISALVALVLFYYIWKIIRQVLEAAPNFSRAQNLTHNGWMAVLFAVIAVLIYIGGLMCSHKGAFRIATNLRMRTMEHIIKLPLGFAEQFGSGRLRKIVNESSAATETYLAHQLPDRANAIATPCGLFVLLLVFDWRLGLLSLVPVVLGFLIMTAMTGKRMQERMKEYQNALDDMSNEAVEYVRGIPVVKTFGQTIFSFKKFKDSIDRYKVWVIAYTKELRLPMMFYTTAINGVFATLIAGALIFTGGGVTNDFLLDLMFYIIITPIISVTLTRIMFQSENAMIVDDALHRIDSVLNLKPLTEPAQPEHPRDASVQLDHVRFSYDGENDVIKDIFLFIPAGQRVAFVGPSGGGKTTLANLICRFFDPQSGSVTIGGVNVKNIPKEELMNTVSFVFQNSRLIKASILENVRMGKPDATREEIMAALHNAQCDDILEKLPQGADTVIGTKGVYLSGGEQQRIAIARVMLKDAPVIILDEATAFADPDNETRVQAAFSKLSQGRTVIMIAHRLSTVAGADQIYVIENGQITESGKSQELLEKGGIFSRMWQDYQLAVQWKVAKEVQ from the coding sequence TTGAAAAAACAATCCAATCTATCACGCCTGCTACAGATTGCAGGCGGCCACAAATATCTGCTCTATGCTTCATGGGCGCTTTCGGCAATCAGCGCCCTCGTTGCATTAGTACTCTTCTATTATATCTGGAAAATCATCCGGCAAGTATTAGAGGCTGCGCCGAATTTCAGCCGCGCGCAAAACCTGACCCATAACGGCTGGATGGCGGTACTGTTTGCCGTTATTGCGGTATTGATCTACATCGGAGGGCTGATGTGTTCCCACAAAGGAGCATTTCGTATCGCTACCAACCTGCGCATGCGAACGATGGAACATATCATCAAGCTGCCCCTTGGTTTTGCAGAACAGTTCGGCAGCGGCAGGCTCCGCAAGATTGTCAACGAATCCAGCGCCGCCACCGAAACCTATCTGGCTCACCAGCTTCCCGATCGCGCCAATGCCATTGCAACGCCTTGCGGCCTTTTCGTCCTGCTGTTGGTGTTCGATTGGCGGCTGGGGCTTTTAAGCCTCGTCCCGGTCGTGTTGGGATTTCTGATCATGACGGCTATGACCGGAAAGCGGATGCAGGAAAGAATGAAGGAATACCAAAACGCCCTTGACGACATGTCCAATGAAGCGGTGGAGTATGTACGAGGGATTCCCGTTGTTAAAACTTTCGGACAGACCATCTTCTCCTTCAAAAAGTTCAAGGATTCCATTGATCGATATAAAGTGTGGGTGATCGCCTATACCAAAGAGCTTCGCCTTCCCATGATGTTCTACACAACAGCCATCAACGGTGTGTTTGCTACGCTGATTGCCGGTGCACTGATTTTTACTGGGGGCGGCGTTACAAATGATTTCCTGCTGGATCTCATGTTCTATATCATCATTACGCCTATTATCTCCGTCACCCTTACCCGCATCATGTTTCAGAGTGAAAACGCCATGATCGTGGACGATGCCCTGCATAGAATTGACAGCGTATTAAACCTGAAACCGCTTACAGAACCAGCGCAGCCGGAACATCCGAGAGATGCTTCGGTACAGCTTGATCACGTTCGTTTCAGTTATGACGGAGAAAACGATGTGATCAAAGATATTTTCCTTTTCATCCCCGCAGGGCAGAGAGTAGCATTCGTGGGACCGTCCGGGGGAGGAAAGACCACTCTTGCCAATCTGATCTGCCGGTTCTTTGACCCGCAGAGCGGCAGTGTAACCATAGGCGGCGTGAATGTGAAGAACATCCCGAAAGAAGAACTTATGAATACCGTTTCTTTTGTGTTCCAAAACAGCCGCCTGATCAAAGCCTCGATTTTGGAAAATGTGCGCATGGGAAAGCCTGACGCGACCCGCGAAGAAATTATGGCCGCACTTCATAACGCACAGTGCGACGATATTCTTGAAAAGCTGCCACAAGGCGCGGACACCGTGATTGGCACAAAGGGCGTGTACCTTTCAGGCGGCGAGCAGCAGCGGATCGCCATTGCCCGCGTCATGCTGAAAGATGCGCCTGTTATAATCTTAGACGAAGCCACGGCTTTTGCCGACCCGGATAATGAAACCCGCGTGCAGGCGGCTTTCTCCAAGCTGTCCCAGGGGAGAACGGTGATCATGATTGCCCACCGGCTCTCCACGGTGGCCGGAGCAGATCAGATCTATGTCATTGAAAACGGACAAATTACGGAAAGCGGCAAGAGCCAGGAACTGCTGGAAAAAGGCGGTATTTTCAGCCGGATGTGGCAGGATTATCAGCTTGCTGTTCAGTGGAAGGTTGCAAAGGAGGTACAATAA
- a CDS encoding TetR/AcrR family transcriptional regulator codes for MEVRKIDGNLTTLERIHRAARAEFLQKGYKDASLRNIVKSVGMTTGAFYGYYKSKEELFDALVGEHYAYLLDCFQKAQNEFADLPHEQQPEVMADISGACMFEMLHYAYEHLEECKLILCCSEGTKFFGLIDEMVEIEAEATHSYQKVLEELGRPSPQIDPTLEHILITGMFHTFFELVIHEMPLRDAENYVKEMRAFYTAGWMKIMGQ; via the coding sequence ATGGAGGTAAGAAAGATAGACGGGAATCTGACAACTTTAGAACGCATCCATCGGGCCGCAAGAGCGGAGTTTTTGCAAAAAGGCTACAAAGACGCTTCCCTGCGGAATATCGTAAAATCTGTAGGTATGACAACCGGAGCTTTTTATGGTTACTACAAAAGTAAAGAAGAACTATTTGATGCTTTGGTAGGCGAGCATTATGCGTACTTGCTGGACTGTTTTCAAAAGGCACAGAACGAATTTGCCGATCTTCCACATGAGCAGCAACCGGAGGTTATGGCCGATATTTCCGGCGCTTGTATGTTTGAAATGCTCCATTATGCCTACGAACATCTGGAAGAATGTAAGCTAATTCTCTGCTGTTCGGAGGGGACAAAATTTTTTGGCCTCATTGATGAAATGGTAGAAATTGAAGCAGAAGCAACACATTCCTATCAAAAGGTTCTGGAGGAACTGGGGCGGCCTTCCCCGCAGATCGACCCTACGCTGGAGCATATTCTGATTACCGGCATGTTTCACACCTTTTTTGAATTGGTAATTCACGAAATGCCGCTTCGGGACGCTGAAAATTATGTGAAGGAAATGCGAGCCTTTTATACAGCCGGATGGATGAAAATTATGGGGCAGTAA